GCTCTGATGCTCTTGTGGTGTGCTCTGCACTGAAGCACCAGTACAGACAGATCCTCATCTATGGCTCCAAGGCCCTCGCTTCCCCTTCCGACCCAGACCAAGAAACCTTGCCTCCCTCTTGTCctgatgtcttttttctcttcctgcatGGTGACTATGAATTCATTTACCAGAGGATGGTGGCCCGGAGGGGTCACTATATGAGAGCAGACATGCTGCGTTCTCAGTTTGATACTTTAGAACCTCCGTTGGATGAGGAGAATGTGCTGACACTGGACATCAAGAGGGGGATCACTGATATGGCTGTGGAGGTTGAAAAGCACATAATCAGTTGCAGGTCATCCCCAGCGTAGCCCTGACCACTAAAGCAGACCGAATGACAGTCATCTCCATGTTTTCAAGCGTGGTCGGTTTTCAATCATGCTTGTTGGTAGTTGTCCAGAGTGAAATAATAGTTCCAAACTGGACTGCCATTAAATTTCACAGTGCTTACAGCTCCTTCATACTTTGGTGCTCACCTGACTTTTCCTTTATCACCCCCAAAGGTGGACACCTGTGATCCTTATCAACTATAGCATTGATTTTCCA
This sequence is a window from Archocentrus centrarchus isolate MPI-CPG fArcCen1 chromosome 9, fArcCen1, whole genome shotgun sequence. Protein-coding genes within it:
- the LOC115786011 gene encoding probable gluconokinase, with the translated sequence MIYVIMGVSGCGKSTFGIFLSEKLGWPLYEGDDFHPQENIEKMSRGEALTDQDRLPWLLKLHDIIQRERSSGSDALVVCSALKHQYRQILIYGSKALASPSDPDQETLPPSCPDVFFLFLHGDYEFIYQRMVARRGHYMRADMLRSQFDTLEPPLDEENVLTLDIKRGITDMAVEVEKHIISCRSSPA